A window of the Sabethes cyaneus chromosome 1, idSabCyanKW18_F2, whole genome shotgun sequence genome harbors these coding sequences:
- the LOC128744761 gene encoding uncharacterized protein LOC128744761 yields the protein MRNEAISVLLVLLPLWSAVQAEKDIFDGMTERHHEDSADETLLEDEQDGPDTCIHDIIPKDPIDLKPNTGPLKKIESLLHEMPEAPRLPNFSNVLQQVANAFQLPRFSEMGQALQLIIRQYREPLQVYGRQWAGLFKKRSQDTMKSINGVIREQNKKIKEFFSNHFVQYKEVCLPDTNQCLQSIQKHLDEYSMKVNENVAACKRFVDRQLEQHVQWVENERNQLEKPLLKMDACFKGGRNGTNIAVCMGNLLSNTIKMCSEGMKKFSGIIEQASDSFANRMEKFRTCVVDRKELLKQGQQRIAERGVKCLKDQSGNQHPEDLFTR from the exons ATGAGAAACGAAGCAATTTCCGTGTTGTTAGTGTTGCTTCCGCTCTGGAGTGCGGTTCAGGCGGAGAAGGATATATTTGAT GGAATGACGGAGCGGCACCACGAAGACAGCGCCGATGAAACGTTGTTGGAAGATGAGCAAGATGGACCTGACACCTGCATTCATGACATTATTCCCAAGGATCCTATTGACCTAAAACCCAATACTGGTCCGTTGAAAAAGATTGAAAGCTTACTGCACGAAATGCCAGAAGCACCACGATTGCCGAACTTTTCTAATGTACTACAGCAGGTAGCGAACGCATTTCAGCTTCCAAGGTTTTCCGAAATGGGCCAAGCATTGCAATTAATCATTCGTCAGTACCGAGAGCCACTACAAGTGTATGGTAGGCAATGGGCAGGGCTCTTTAAAAAACGCAGCCAAGATACGATGAAAAGTATTAACGGTGTTATTAgagagcaaaataaaaaaattaaagagtTTTTCTCCAATCACTTTGTCCAGTATAAGGAGGTCTGCTTACCGGACACAAACCAATGTCTACAGAGTATACAGAAGCACCTGGACGAGTACTCAATGAAGGTCAACGAAAACGTGGCAGCTTGTAAGCGATTTGTAGATCGGCAGCTGGAACAACATGTACAGTGGGTGGAAAATGAGCGGAACCAGCTAGAAAAGCCACTTCTCAAAATGGATGCCTGTTTCAAGGGTGGTCGCAATGGAACAAATATTGCCGTCTGCATGGGGAATCTG CTTAGCAATACGATAAAGATGTGCAGTGAAGGGATGAAAAAATTTTCCGGAATTATCGAGCAAGCATCCGATAGTTTTGCAAACCGGATGGAAAAATTTCGCACTTGCGTTGTTGATCGTAAGGAGCTACTGAAGCAGGGTCAGCAGCGAATCGCCGAACGTGGTGTCAAGTGTTTGAAGGATCAGTCTGGCAATCAACATCCGGAAGATTTGTTTACTCGATAG